In the genome of Neodiprion pinetum isolate iyNeoPine1 chromosome 2, iyNeoPine1.2, whole genome shotgun sequence, one region contains:
- the Lrch gene encoding leucine-rich repeat and calponin homology domain-containing protein isoform X1 — protein MAMVASNMSGHIQKQLTRSLERILEEAHLSGELKLSGRKLKEFPKTGVKYNLCDTVTADLSKNRFAELPEEVTEYPFLEKLQLYHNAIRVIPDTVVMLQSLAYLDLSRNQLTTLPREVCRLPLQTLLVAHNRLVSLPEELGRMSALAELDAGCNEISTLPPRIGDLPRLRSLDLRSNLLVQLPIELTYLRLVKLDVSGNRISVLPNELRKMKSLIDLKLMENPLTSPPASLCTRGRIHIFKYLERQAVKHERARGGRARRIPLEARGHATLDIRSHRRHNVDSGYSTSDGVDKRWSQEIHPGFLLIPQVHEGDVRGPWRQECSPLSIALPAREPAVINGSCSGTSTPSTISPGEHTSLEDELGKAMILHDQLEKRKLERSTSDNCGDPRRIIGANCPSASTISGYLESVPLTQITHEPPLGTPQSIQPIQTTVNNSLQVNGDEKRPLNHIQTYREYKEALRQQRVNEGPSVYRLSKQITPPGNESANESHGNEASDANQAKDNSQSKQIFTDENSLKRPVQKVPPSRINYQNAGIFNGGSNNEYNNKNGKLTEQTYRKPNSPIKTSTSISSINSSPSHAPRLVKTAIGYVDGNKSPNRSSGSPKSTRSVTWNSNMPEKYSFTMRREFERAKEEADLIEQLRSHIETRLKMALPEDLAPALTDGVVLCHLANHVRPRSVASIHVPSPAVPKLTMARCRRNVDNFLEACRKIGVDEEVLLDADAIMDVGYMDAYGLEALGRLVSALVELEGFEEPAGSSRTIQDSVLSSMLFATFITTLMLLYIFPIPE, from the exons ATGGCGATGGTCGCGTCCAACATGAGTGGTCATATACAAAAACAGTTAACCCGTTCGTTGGAGCGGATTTTAGAAGAGGCGCACCTCAGCGGCGAGCTAAAACTGAGTGGTCGAAAACTGAAGGAGTTTCCGAAAACCGGCGTCAAGTACAACCTTTGCGACACCGTTACCGCTG ATTTGTCGAAAAATCGGTTCGCGGAATTGCCTGAAGAAGTAACCGAGTACCCTTTTCTGGAGAAACTTCAACTCTACCACAATGCGATTCGTGTTATTCCCGACACCGTCGTCATGCTCCAGTCCCTAGCCTACCTTGACCTGAG TCGTAATCAACTCACCACCCTTCCGCGGGAAGTGTGTCGCCTTCCGCTTCAAACTTTACTCGTCGCTCACAATCGGCTGGTTTCCCTTCCCGAAGAACTTGGCAGGATGTCAGCGCTGGCTGAACTCGACGCCGGGTGCAATGAGATATCTACTCTTCCACCGCGGATCGGAGATTTGCCAAGGCTCAGGAGCCTCGACTTGAGGAGTAATCTTTTGGTGCAGCTACCAATAG AGCTCACGTACCTTCGTCTGGTGAAGCTCGACGTCAGTGGAAACCGAATATCTGTGCTACCTAACGAGCTCAGGAAAATGAAGAGCCTCATTGACCTCAAGCTGATGGAAAACCCTCTGACTTCGCCGCCCGCTTCG TTATGCACCCGCGGTCGTATTCATATCTTCAAGTACCTTGAGAGACAGGCCGTGAAGCACGAGCGTGCGAGGGGCGGAAGGGCTCGACGCATTCCCTTGGAGGCCCGCGGACACGCCACCCTTGACATAAGGTCCCACAGACGCCACAACGTCGACAGCGGGTACAGCACAAGCGACGGAGTTGACAAACGATGGTCGCAGGAAATCCACCCTGGG TTCCTTCTCATTCCCCAGGTCCACGAGGGCGACGTTCGCGGACCTTGGCGTCAAGAATGCTCACCGCTGTCCATCGCTCTGCCTGCTCGGGAACCAGCAGTAATCAATGGCTCATGCAGTGGTACTTCGACACCCAGCACGATATCGCCGGGGGAGCACACCTCGCTGGAGGATGAACTAGGAAAG GCAATGATACTGCACGACCAACTCGAGAAGCGGAAGCTGGAAAGAAGCACATCTGATAACTGTGGTGATCCGCGGAGAATAATAGGAGCTAATTGTCCAAGTGCTTCTACCATATCAGG CTACTTGGAAAGTGTTCCATTGACCCAAATCACACACGAACCACCCCTTGGCACCCCGCAATCTATACAACCTATTCAAACAACAGTCAACAATTCGCTACAGGTCAACGGAGATGAAAAGAGGCCTTTGAATCACATCCAAACATACAG gGAATACAAAGAGGCTTTGAGACAGCAGAGGGTGAACGAAGGGCCTAGCGTGTACAGGCTATCCAAGCAGATTACACCACCAGGCAATGAATCTGCGAATGAATCCCACGGCAACGAAGCATCAGATGCTAATCAAGCCAAAGATAATTCTCAGTCTAAGCAAATATTCACTGatgaaaattcactgaaaaGGCCGGTACAGAAAGTACCACCGTCCCGTATCAATTATCAAAATGCAGGCATTTTCAATGGTGGTAGCAATAACGAGTATAACAACAAAAACGGAAAACTCACTGAGCAAACTTACAGAAAGCCTAACTCACCTATAAAAACTTCCACTAGTATTTCGTCGATAAATTCTAGCCCAAGTCATGCGCCAAGACTCGTCAAAACTGCTATAGGATACGTGGATg GTAACAAGAGTCCAAATAGAAGTAGTGGAAGTCCTAAATCAACACGGTCTGTCACATGGAATAGTAACATgcctgaaaaatattcatttacaaTGCGCAGagaattcgaacgagccaaaGAGGAGGCAGATTTGATTGAACAGCTTCGAAGT CACATAGAGACAAGACTGAAGATGGCTCTTCCGGAAGACCTGGCGCCAGCTTTGACCGACGGTGTTGTTCTGTGTCATCTGGCAAACCACGTTAGACCTCGTTCTGTAGCCAGTATTCATGTTCCTTCTCCTGCTGTG CCGAAACTGACAATGGCGAGATGTAGGCGGAACGTTGACAACTTTCTTGAAGCGTGCAGAAAGATCGGAGTAGACGAG GAGGTGTTGTTGGACGCGGACGCGATCATGGACGTGGGTTACATGGATGCCTATGGGCTGGAGGCTCTCGGGCGTCTAGTATCAGCGCTTGTTGAATTAGAGGGCTTCGAAGAACCTGCAGGTTCATCTCGTACGATTCAGGACAGCGTCCTCTCCTCGATGCTTTTTGCCACGTTTATTACTACTCTGATGctactatatatttttccaatcCCTGAGTAG